GgagatttgtgggttttttgaAGCTTTTTTACAATGCAATGAAAAAGTTTTCAGGTTCTTTGTATGTTACTGCAAACACCTTTTTTGATGAGATGTTTGtcattcaagagaatattttccATTTAAGTAAATCTCAAAACCACTTTTTGAAAAACATGGCAACTAAAATGGAATCTAAGTTTGATAAGTATTGGGGGAAAATGGATAAAATGAATCATTTCTTGCATATGACTGTGGTTCTTGATCCAAGAAAGAAGTtgaggtttttgaagttttgtttttctaaaatttattggaATGAAGTGGCTATTGTGATGGTTGAATTGGTGAGGGGTTCCTTGGTTAAGTTGTACGATTATTACTCTTGTGTTGATTCACCAAAAGTACAAGTACCAAGTGGGAGTGAAAGGACTCATATAGAAGGTGAGTCAATTGGTTGTAGTGATCCATATGCGATGGTTAATTCTAGGTTTAACCGTTTCTTGGAGGCTGAGCAGTCCATAGGTTGTAGTAATGAGATTGACAAATATTTGgttgaaaattgtgaaagtAGAAGGGGGATGTGAAATTTGAGATATTAGGGTGGTGGAAGGCCAATTCAAATAGGTATTAAGTGCTGTCCAAATTGGCTAGGGATGTGTTGGCTGTACCTATTTTTACTATTGCTTCTGAGTCAACAATTAGTATCGGAGGACGCATACTTGATCCATTTCAGAGTTCACTTTCTCCACTTATGGTTCAAAATCTTGTTTGTGCACAAGATTGGCTTCAAGCCTTGGTTCCAATTTCTTCTTGCAAATCAAAGGATGAGTTAGAGGCCTTGGAAGATGAATTTCATGATTTAGGTAATATGTTAACTTCCAAACTTTTTGTCTATTAAATGCTATTAAATGTGTTTTATgcaaatgaaatttaatttaatagccttcatttctttctcttttttagttaTACGTCAAGCAGCAATAGGTGGTGGAAGTTCAAGCTCAAGCAAAGGTATCTCAATTAAAGTTGATGACTAATCACTAACTGGGTAAGTTTATGCCTTTACTATTATTTCTATTGACTTTGGTTTTGCCCTCTCTATTGTTTTTGGTTATTACTATTCTGTATTTTTTGATCTTGTCCTTATATTTCTATTGATAAATATCTTTTTGCCCATTTTCTTGTAGGAGGAAGGACACATTTTGTATAGAAGACAGATTTTTGGATACATATTGGAAGTTCTTTTGGACATAGTGCTTTTgtaacttataatttataaatcaacTCTTGCTTATAGGAAAGAAAACTTATTAAGTttataggttttcttttctataagtcATGGACTAAACTATAGAGTAGTTGCTCTTTAATGCTTTAgaaaagctattttttggaaatacttagatatttcataattGTAATCAATTATAACTAGCTACTGCCTTAACACTTGCAGTAACTACCTTTCTGCCTTCTCTGACTCTATGGAAATATTGCAAGATGCTCTTGTTATCTTTTGTTGCCATACTTGTGGTGTGGTTGTGATTGAATTATTTGTTAGAATTTGTTTGCTGGCTTGTGTAAGTTGTGTTACATGTATGGAATGGTTGGCATAACTTGGCAGGTTTAATAGGTTGAGGTGTGCTTTTGTACTTATTAGACtttcttgatttgtttttggatttttaaggtACTGCTCAGGTCTTAATGCTAaggcattttgaaaaaaattttctttcttgtatTGTGTTGTTTTAAGAGGTGGTTAGAAAGTGATATTATGTGTGTTTTTATGTGCTTGCTAATTGCCCAGGTTTTTACgtgttatttactatatttacTGTGTTTGTTGTCATTAGATGTGAGCTAGAAACATTAAATTTGTACTGATAAGGCCTAGAGGCCCAAAAGATTCAAAGTTTTGTAATGGCATACAAGCTAAGCTTGAAAGCCCAATTTGAAATAAAGGACGTAAAAAGAGGCCCatatgatatatatacatagtttaaaaatatataaatctttGTTAAAAGTAAGCCCATTAATTTGGGCCCAAAAGGCCTGtcaaaaattgagttaaaaaaaaaattatgcaaatttACAAATTTAGCCTAAATCGAAGCCCAAACCCGCCTAACCAATAAATCCAACCTGTTTAACTGATGACCCGAACTGCCAGGTCTGACCCATATATTGGGTCAGTTGCGGGTCACATTTTTGGTAACCCGATCCAGTTGGGTCGAGTCCGGGTCAAGCCTAAACCCGAGTCGACTTGACCCGTGGATAGCCCTAGATGGAAGGCGGAGAACATGAGCCTAAAGGCCCATATGCCTTTCACGTTGCAAGAGTTAGACACCTACCAGAACGTACAACAAAATCAGACAAACACGGAGGCAATAGCAAAGACGTGAAGGCCAAAAAAGTAATGGATTCAGACGGAAGTGGAGTATACACACAGGGCCCAAGCACCACCTACTTGTACTCAACCAATATATAAGAGGTGAGCCACAGGTCAAGGGTATGAAAGGGTGTGATCTGGCGATAGGGAGAAAGAGGGAGTCTATTTTAGGGTTCTTGCTCAAACTTCTTTGGGGAGAAATGTCTTGCTGGGATGACATTTCACCTAAAAGAAGTAAGTATGAGCTGGAACCATtagatgcatgccatagaggtaGGTAAGGGAGGGGTTTAACCCTTATTCAGATGAGAGTAATGAAAACAAAGAGAGGTAAGAGACAAGACAAGCCATTTTTGTTTGGGAATGAGGCGTGGTGCAGCTAGCATAGTGTAATGGTGGTGGCTGGGCAGTCGGCAGGCTAGTGGACAGTCTTGGAAGGATGCCCACAATGAGCCAAAAGCAGCTGAGGGGTAAAAACAGTAAATCCTACCATGACAGGTGGTATAAGAGGTCATAGTTGTGAACAATGAAAGGGGGGAACAACCATGGCAAGAAATAGAGATAAAgtaaggaagaaaaagagagaaaagaaaaatacaaaaatcagGGAAAAACATGAGTGATGATAATAGAGGCATGCATTAATAGGCTACCCATTTTTTGCTCTCTTAACAGACCTACTCTCTAAGATGTTAAGAATTAGGGTTTAAGCCATCTAGGTCTTTTTTCTAAAGTGTGTAATCTCTATTGCAGAAGTCTTCTCTAAGGTTACCCACATTGGAGATTGGCTCATTTTCTGGACTTGTGTTTGCTGAAAAGCTAAAGCCCACTTTCTTTGGCAGACGAGTTTTACTTTTTGGTTGATAAATGATTAGCTTATTTCTTATTATcgaattttttgttgtaatctCATTATTCATGATTGTATTATTCTGCCATGATCTTGTTATATTCCTTTGTTGTGTTATTTAGGTGTTAGTGTTACTTGTAAAACGTTTTAGTTATCTTGCCATATTGTGTTTCTTGCTGTAATATTTGTAACAGTAATATCTGCCGTGAGCACGTTGTACATTCAAGACTCTTGCCAAGGCGTGTCTATACTGGGATGGCCCAACTTGCACACAAGTTGGCTTAAGGTGTGTTTCACTTAGGCCAGTCCTAACTTTCCTACCTCATAATCACGGGCCATGGTGTAGTAGGAGAGATCAAAGCCCAACAACACGAAAGACCCACCACAACATTTAATcgccactttttttttagaagaacatTTAATTGCCACTTAATCAATGAGCTTTGGGCAAGGTGACTTGAATTAAAAAGAAGTGttacatttataatattttcataacaaattataagtagtaagttgttattggttctaatttgaatctaaaatttaaattattattttctcattcataacAACCaaataacaacctgtcacttaagatttgctataaaagtgttatgaaaatattttaaacatagCATTTCTACGAATTAAGACGAGatggaattttaattttgataaaaagttagaaatgaaattccaagttttaaacataaataaaagggagacaaaatcaaaataaacttAAACATAAAGAGTGCAATTTGCGATTTACAACTAAGGGTACATTTGGTATACTGAATGCGGATTACAACAGGAATGGTAATATTTATTACCAGGAATAAAAGGTGCTGTAATGAAATAACTAAACCTAtttattagtttggttgtgagttgtaacattagaataaaacttatgatctattttaggaaatatctcattcatacaaatatatttcctagaaaataatatattttaaattttagagagatgagttattttttgatgattttttatttccataattgttaggtggatatggaaagtttacttatttgaaaatatattaatgtttgaaattattgcatCTACTAAGGAGTAGCTATTACAACCCCTTTTagagaggaataattattccttattttaaagaatagttattcataaggaataactattccctgtaataaaaatataaccaaactattgaatagctaaaccataggaataactattacattacagtgcctATTACAATGTACTAAACGTGTCCTAAGaccaatgaaaaattaaaataaagagtgCAAGTTTTTCACCTTTCTTATTCCtagcatttttattattttaattttgaaactttagggtgtagtttgctttatatatatataaactaaaaaatcaaaatgatacCACAGGTTATTTCCGTAATTTAAAACTGCGAAACTCAAAACTCGTCCTCAAGGCGGGAACAACAATTTTCAAGAGTGCCTTTTCATTGTTTTGAACCTGTCACACAAACACACAGCGGAAATGGAGAGAATAAACGTGGCTGTGCGTGCAAGGCCGCTCTCTCAAGAGGACGCCAAAACCAGTCCATGGCGAATCTCCGGCAACTCCATTTCCACCACCAACAACTCCTCCAAATTCGATTTCGGTACTAACTACTAACCTcaaatttcctttttctctttctctttaggGTTTCGGAACTTGAAAAATTcacttttctttcaattttttcgTTTCGTAGATCGGATTTTCGGTGAAGACTGCACCACCTTCCAGGTCTATGAGGCTCGCACTCAAGAAATTGTCTCCGCAGCCGTTCGTGGGTTCAACGGTCCGTGCAATTTCCACtgcaatttttatttgaaaattttcataattgtatGCCGTGGCTGTGAAATTTGTACGATCgacattattttataatttataaacatttgtgaatttcttaaattttgtgatttttaggCTGAATCTCTATCTTTTTTAAAACTCGGCTTGTTATTTGCTTCTGTAACTATATGTTGTGGCTGTGAGACTGCTTAGAATaatcttattttctttgctGTAGGCACTGTGTTTGCTTATGGGCAAACAAACAGTGGGAAAACCTATACAATGCGAGGCTCGGAAGCAGAACCGGGGGTTATTCCACTTTCAGTGCGTGATTTGTTCAGAACAATTCAGCAGGTACTTCAACCAAGATCCTCTTGTGCTTCATGAAAGTTAATGTGcaatttcatgtttttaaaatttattcaataaGATTCATATTTGACCTTCCCTTGGTAACATTTATGAGATTGGGTGTTTCCTTTGCTTCAAGTGGTTATACAATTCCGTTTAATTTCCAGAGCTTATTTATTGGTATGATGCATATACCATGTAATTGATTGATCATGGCCTCATGAAGTAGAGATCGCTAGTTTAAAACACTCATTCCCCCTCCCTTTGGAGCCAAAACTTATTCATGAAAAAGGTGATTGATCTTGTGTTGTTGGGGCATATAAACATGAGCCATGGGGCCGGACTCTTCTGAttataatggaaaattttaacTCTCGAGTTGCTAGGTCTTGCATGGGGAAACTAAAGAAATTGTTACTTATAGTCTCACCTTCACAGCTTACTCATCTATCTGAGTCTTCTATGTGATTCTTCCTAATAATGTTGATTTCTAGCACTTGGGTTTATAATTTTGTTCAACTCTTTTAGTGCATTGACTTTTGTAacagcttttttatttataaaatttgttgaaattttggagTATATAAATGTTATAATTCATTGTTCTATTTTAGGATGTGGATCGAGAGTTTCTTTTGCGAATGTCCTATATGGAGATCTATAATGAGGAAATAAATGATTTATTGGCTCCTGAGCACCGAAAACTGCAGATTCACGAAAGTATTGAGGTATTGTGCTATTTACTGTGATGATATTGTAATATCTTGTTGGTTTCACACTTTCACTGTCTGTTTACTCTATTTCCCTCATATTTGCAGAGGGGAATATATGTTGCTGGCTTGCGAGAAGAAATTGTTGCCTCTCCTGAGCAAGTCCTTCATTTCATGGAGTTTGGAGAATGTATAGTTTTCTTTGTAcattcttaattttgttttttgtttaattagtgCTCAAAAGCGCcatttttatcttctttaaaTGTTGCCTATGTGGCTTACATTGTTGCTCTTGTATATTTTGAATAACATGTTACCTAGGTCAGGGTGCTATGGGTGCTCAAGTTCGATTATTGACTTTTAGTACTCCTCATTTCTgaggcttttcttttttgaaacttcacattTCTAAACATTTATTACCTTAAAtctttaaaagttaaaatatttttcatctttccttCCCAGTTTTAAATCTCGTCATACTCACCCTTGTGTTGGGCACTTTTGGTCACTCCTTCTTTCGATGTCTCCTTGCTGTTATATATACTGGACAATGTTAGTCTAATCTTATGTTTTTTGCCTTTAATTTCAGCTCATCGGCATATTGGAGAGACAAACATGAATTTGTACAGTAGTCGGTCTCACACTATCTTTCGCATGGTATAGTTATTCATCTTTCCAATCTTTATTAGTTATCTGGTTATATATGTTCATCTACCATATCACTCTATCGAATAGATAATAGAGAGTCGGGATaaaaatgaagatgaagataTCAACAATTCTTGTGATGCTGTTCGCGTATCAGTTTTGGTATGTGATTGATAAACCTACTATTCAGTTTTGGGGTCATCTTCCTCATTGTGTTTGCATTTGGAATTATGGATGCTATATTCATATGCATTCTGAATGTGTATATTTGTTTCTAGAATTTGGTAGATCTTGCTGGTTCAGAACGTGCTGCAAAAACTGGAGCAGAAGGTGTTCGCCTTAGGGAGGGTTCCCACATCAATAAAAGCTTGATGACCCTAGGAActgtcattaaaaaattgagTGAAGGTGTTGAAAGTCAAGGGTAAGTTCTATGATTGCTAAAGAATGTTacctctttctatttttttgtaattgactATAGCTAATATTTATTGCAGGGGTCATGTTCCCTATCGAGATAGCAAGCTTACACGCATTCTACAACCTGCATTAGGTGGAAATTCAAATACAGCTATCATATGCAATATCACGCTTGCACAGGTCTATTTGTGTAGCCAATTTATTAAGCTTTGCTACTCCTTTTAGAAGTAATTTACTATGTTGCTCTGATATAAATTTCAAGTGATATAACATTTCTTTAGGTTCCAACATCATTTTAAAGAATCAGCATGTAGGtttcaacttttcaaaaaaattatcatgcatttaggCTTGCACATGTGTGTATTGTCAATTGTGTTAAATGTGCTTGTTGTTGAGAACCACCTTTCTTTAGGACTAATCAGtctcttaaattttttgttacccatcaaaaaaagaaaaaaaaacttgttgcTATTAAATCTTGCCATTTCTGTTTACAATCTAGTTGTTGGGGTTTATATATTGTAACTTTTCGTGGAGttgttaatgaaaaataaaattaattgtaagCTAATGATTTTTGTATGTGGATAGACATAGGTATATTCTTGGTGTTAGTTATTATAAAGCCATTGATTATAGaaacaactttattaaattaatgttaATATGAAAGTATTTTGAGGATATCAAATTTGTTGATACTCGCTATAACACATCATATTTGGAAAAATCTGTTGTTCATCCTAGGTATTGTGATATATCAAAAGTTGATAGACAATCAAAAACACTAGCGTTGTGTTTTCATATGCAACTAGTGAGTTCTGtgtctgttttttattttccaactGATTTAGTTTTGTCTTTTCTGGTTTAGCCTATGCAGTTATGACAGCATTTCTAATATtgatttagatattttttttttttaacaattcatagttacaatgggggaggggggatttgaaccttggtCATATTTGTTGGAAACATAAGGAGGTGCCAATTAAGTTACAAGGCTTTTggctttttagaaaaaataatagtaaagtgTGTTGTAGGAAATCTTGATATTATTTGTCATTGTTTGTTCCCTGTGttgtacataaataaaaaactctGTACTTCCATTTGACCTTGGTGGGCTTGCATGGTCAAAgttaatatgaaaataaataattctgtGTTGTCTAATGAGACTTGATAAAACCTGGGTTATTGCTGTGGCAAAAGCAcgtgtaaaatttttttgaacagGTATTCTGGTCATGAGCTGTTTGTACCAATTCGTTTATGTTGTATTGTAGAAATTTGGTGTAAGAGAGACATACACGGAAGGGTGAAAAATTTGGGAATCCATCATGAAAGTAATGTACTGTAGTGGACTATATTTGTTTTGGATTCAAGTAATACTTTTGTGGAATGTTCATCCACTTGCTAGACAAACTTCCCaagtttttcttgaaaatttttccaCTTATTTGAACAAGTTCATGTACAATTCATTTGCACAAAGTTCTCAGAGAAGGAATTTAATTTATGACAACGTCAAATTCTTCAATTAGTGACGAGGGGGGAGATCGAGGCCGTTTCAGCACTGCACCATATGGACATAGGAAAATTACCACTattcaaatgttttatttacTTCTATTTTTGTGCATGTGTTTTTGGATGTCCTACCTGTCTAGATTGCTTAATACTATTTGTTTCATGGCAGATTCATGCAGATGAGACTAAAAGCACTCTCCAATTTGCAAGCAGAGCTTTACGTGTTACAAACTGTGCTCGTGTGAATGAGGTTTTGCTCTAATTTAGCTTGCATATCCAGCAAGATCTCTTTCATTTGCATTCTTTCTTGCAGTATTTTAGATTTCATAATATTGACTTTTGTCATTGTCATTGTGTCTGGTTCTTTGCATGTCAAATCTTGTATTCTGTTATCCTGTATTTCAACACAGTTTGCTATTTCATTCCAGATTTTAACTGATGCTGCTTTGTTAAAACGtcaaaagaaagagattgaGGAACTTCGAGCCAAACTACAGGTTTGTCTAATTGTTATAAtaggttttgttattttatgGAATCAATTGAGACATGTTTCAAGAAATGTTGGCCCGTTTTGACATTTCCTCCCTCCACGCATTTTCAGGATTCTCATtcagagcattgggaagaggaGATCCTCAATCTACGAAACACACTGCTACAGGTTTGAAGATGTCTatttgatgatttattttaGCAGATGAGTTTGTATCTATTCTAAAAGATGTGAATTGACAGACTGAACTGGAAAGGGAACGTATAGCTTTGGAACTGGAGGAGGAAAAGAAGGCCCAGGCGGAATGGGAGAAGAGAGTGCAAGAGCAAGctaagaaaattgaaaacttaagCTCAATGGTTTTGTATTCAACTAGGGATGAGAATCGTGACCATAATAAAAAGGTTTGTACTATGCTTGTGTATCATGTTTTTACTAGTAGTAGTATGTGTGTTAGCATCTCAGGTGCCAGTGAATGCCCCCTTTGGTTTACCTTTATTCAAATCATCTTTGTCAATCGATTACTTTCTTGCAGCCGAATGAACATGTGTTGCTTGCTGGCCCTTTGGCAACTATTCATGCTTTAAATCTGTGATGTTATATATTTTGCTAAGTTTTAATCTTCCCATGTGGCCATGGGCCTGTGGCAACTATTCATGCTTTAAACTAGTGactttatatgttttttaaaatatttccaagTCTTCCATTCGctttaacaaaagaaaactagACCCATGTgtcgatttttcttttctcctgtTGTATTATTAACTCCGCCCGTGTATGTTCTTAATgtcatgtattttgttttatagcCAGTCCCAAGTGAAAAATGAGGAGGGTTGTGATGGGTTGATGGTTAGCATAATATTTAGTCACTCTATTATTAATGGATCCACTATGAAAATACATGAGGCTTTGGAGCTTGATTTTAGCCGAGCTTTGAGAAATTTGAATGTGCCTCAATTTGTCCCATAATACTGAGGGTCTCTATCTATAGGAGTCTTGAGGAGGTTTGAAACACGTGATTGACTCTCATTGGTGACACGTGTCATAATTTAAATGGAGGGACTTCATGTCTTGTTCTCCAAGGAACACATGACATTTTTTGATTGGCCAAAGTGTCTTAATTTAAATCAACACatggtagtatttaattagACTACTTACGTCatttaaatacaaatattaGCATGTGTCGATATGTGATTGACTTTTGAACattatttgtgatttttatttagaaaaacttgaaatattTCCATTAGTCTTTGATTAATGATAGTGGAATCTACTAAGTAGTACTTGACACTTTGTAATTGGCCGTTTTGAACATACTGCATGAATTTAATGGCATGACATGGCAATTTGTAATTGGTCAGAAAATTTTCCTCTCTACAGTAGGCTCACGTGTCACGTCTAATAGCCATCATCCACATATTCTGCATTatcaaaaattaagatttttgtTATAGAAAGCTCAATCCCATTTAGATTTTCTCTACAAATGGTTCCATGTGTCATTTTTCTCAAGAACTTTCATTTTTTCCCCTCTATTTTAAGTTGGATTGAGAAAGATACTTTGTGCATTATGATGCTAAGAATCTAATAGTAGAATTAAAATGCTCTGTTCTCCCAGCATGTAAGAACAACAATATTAGATGGTCTCTGAGTATTTGTTTACTCAATGAACACGTATTATTGGTTAAAGATGACCTTGTTCAAGAATTTAAAGCTTGGGCTTCACTGAAATGTCTTCATTGCTCAATTTTATT
The DNA window shown above is from Quercus lobata isolate SW786 chromosome 7, ValleyOak3.0 Primary Assembly, whole genome shotgun sequence and carries:
- the LOC115951543 gene encoding zinc finger BED domain-containing protein RICESLEEPER 2-like, producing the protein MSLTGHFIDDDWKLHKKILNLCQVKDHKGETIGRKIEMCLREWGINCIFTLTVDNAGSNGATIKFLQIVTKDWEETILEHEFLHMRCCAHILNLIVGDGMREIEASIAKVREAVRYVKSSPNRNQTFISFVERLGIESKSFLCLDVPTRWNSTYLMLETAQKFEKVFIQMNFEDDSYSSYFMNKENSGGIESPSGIDFQNCRRFVGFLKLFYNAMKKFSGSLYVTANTFFDEMFVIQENIFHLSKSQNHFLKNMATKMESKFDKYWGKMDKMNHFLHMTVVLDPRKKLRFLKFCFSKIYWNEVAIVMVELVRGSLVKLYDYYSCVDSPKVQVPSGSERTHIEGESIGCSDPYAMVNSRFNRFLEAEQSIGCSNEIDKYLVENCESRRGMDVLAVPIFTIASESTISIGGRILDPFQSSLSPLMVQNLVCAQDWLQALVPISSCKSKDELEALEDEFHDLVIRQAAIGGGSSSSSKGISIKVDD